The following proteins come from a genomic window of Anopheles ziemanni chromosome 3, idAnoZiCoDA_A2_x.2, whole genome shotgun sequence:
- the LOC131284980 gene encoding uncharacterized protein LOC131284980 has translation MYQKPENKQPAESLHVPQPGPSTSAERQATKYTTTVYNITSHDMSNSSQKIGTFSVTTKGAQPYVLKQPIRLSQPIMEVISYQKSNSDAYAKHLQEITKSAVKKVELPKSVTNVEPPGRTEASASTMTNHKDLNDFQHRVSIQSTFPCIAIG, from the exons ATGTATCAAAAGCCGGAAAATAAGCAGCCTGCAGAATCGCTACACGTGCCTCAGCCAGGACCTTCAACCAGCGCGGAAAGACAG GCTACCAAGTACACGACCACTGTATACAACATTACTTCCCACGATATGTCTAATTCGTCTCAAAAGATCGGAACGTTTAGCGTAACGACGAAGGGTGCTCAGCCGTACGTACTAAAGCAACCGATTCGTTTGTCGCAACCAATTATGGAGGTGATCTCGTACCAAAAGTCCAACTCCGATGCCTATGCAAAGCACTTGCAAGAGATCACAAAATCTGCCGTGAAAAAGGTGGAATTACCAAAAAGTGTCACGAATGTGGAGCCACCAGGCCGTACCGAAGCTAGTGCTTCTACAATGACAAATCATAAAGATCTGAACGACTTCCAGCATCGGGTAAGCATACAATCCACATTTCCTTGTATTGCCATCGGTTAA
- the LOC131288963 gene encoding lysine-specific demethylase 3B codes for MKKPKRGRGTKLNRTSEPHLQNVPCYTLTSRLPRCRECGRSAATRSRHAQSIFCRFYAFRKLRNNELGKLEVTGFADPYLDPKEADISLWSANLKQVPVDLSIEKAKFLLGQVGYKFCELFHQEKEAHFEHLASDKTIAWKQAVQGIREMCDVCQTTLFNHHWVCSTCGFVVCIDCYKCRKRGIVTTEPNTKDKDSNGWLLCTGTKEPHSQDRLMLTQIIPSNCLYKLVRQMHGICALLEIPLNCECPLSKEPRFRKVKEKFEFIYPITVTGPHRTDEQVFYDFDGPIAAPPPSSSTKITRMVSITIKNIEQQQETERDAASLDDDANRPIMCRIEFSKQFQHDEDGVGGEETSWRASAKNLNGDDGTNSEKQSYSFERFQEEIYTDGEHFDENLYKKTAVSKAIKKEQQSNENGERKQAVKTEGEHSNGNGCEKSDLITCSKQSNTTNGAESRENSAENISCAMIFTKNEDSMDEETRNGAMNNCSNGEEANLSKEGVQMDTSNNDESSQLLEDGLNKSDADGVDTTVVKKKGTSKVSSLKDPPIQPVSYSEEGRFKPSPPMDSTTLTMIVKQMVKFDKTVDIFSTFERHMASETGHQDDFEECITIKPERVRRFLLDFLDDFVYLRGQNSSDSLTNERQLLEYNRQIKDGLKFRNKGERRMQQGNSRVLYPEVAHEWLCNGKLLRLLDPLDVRNYQSFHDQWERGQPVMVSAVSSKMNMELWIPKAFGRDFGEQVNDLINCFNGKIVRGHRMKVFWDGFECIRERLLDERERSMMLKLKDWPPGDDFAEMMPTRFYDLMKSLPLGEYTRREGRLNLASRLSSFFVRPDLGPKMYSAYGSALHPNKGTTNLHLDISDAVNVMVYVGVPTDVPRAGYNEKVFEVIDREDCDYLTRERIRKRQELPGALWHIYHAQDADKIRALLNKIELERGGTIKPNHDPIHDQKWYLDRPMRRRLQQEYGVEGYAIVQCSGDAIFIPAGAPHQVRNLHNCIKVAEDFVSPENISYCFKLTNEFRHLSKTHSNHEDKLQIKNIIYHTVKDAVSSITNPLIMTASRDAGKPVM; via the exons ATGAAGAAACCCAAAAGAGGAAGAGGAACCAAACTCAACCGTACGTCGGAACCGCATCTACAAAATGTGCCGTGCTATACACTTACCTCCCGACTTCCCCGTTGCCGAGAGTGCGGACGGTCGGCCGCGACACGTTCCCGCCATGCGCAAAgcattttttgtcgtttttatgCGTTTAGGAAACTGAG GAACAATGAGTTGGGCAAGCTGGAAGTGACTGGTTTTGCCGACCCGTATCTCGATCCCAAAGAGGCGGACATCAGCTTGTGGAGTGCCAATTTGAAGCAGGTGCCGGTCGATCTATCAATCGAAAAAGCGAAATTTCTGCTCGGCCAAGTAGGGTACAAGTTCTGCGAGCTGTTCCACCAGGAGAAGGAGGCACATTTTGAGCATTTAGCGTCAG ATAAGACAATTGCCTGGAAACAGGCTGTGCAGGGCATCCGAGAGATGTGCGACGTGTGCCAGACGACACTGTTCAACCATCACTGGGTGTGTTCCACCTGTGGGTTTGTGGTATGCATCGATTGTTACAAG TGCCGCAAACGTGGCATCGTAACAACCGAGCCTAATACCAAAGACAAGGACTCAAACGGATGGTTGCTGTGCACCGGGACGAAGGAACCGCATAGTCAAGACCGCTTGATGCTCACACAGATCATACCCAGCAACTGTCTGTACAAACTAGTCCGTCAGATGCACGGCATCTGCGCTCTGCTTGAGATTCCACTGAACTGCGAATGTCCGCTTAGCAAAGAACCGCGGTTTCGTAAGGTtaaggaaaaatttgaattcatCTACCCGATCACGGTGACCGGACCGCACCGTACGGATGAACAAGTTTTCTACGATTTCGATGGCCCAATCGCTGCACCACCGCCATCATCAAGTACGAAGATCACACGAATGGTGTCGATTACTATCAAAAacatcgagcagcagcaggagacAGAACGCGATGCTGCCAGCCTAGACGACGATGCCAATAGGCCGATCATGTGCAGGattgaattttcaaaacagttcCAACACGACGAAGATGGCGTTGGTGGAGAAGAAACATCGTGGAGGGCATCTGCGAAAAACTTGAACGGCGACGATGGTACGAACAGTGAGAAGCAAAGTTACAGCTTCGAACGTTTCCAGGAAGAAATATACACAGATGGGGAACACTTCGACGAAAATCTGTACAAAAAGACCGCCGTAAGTAAAGCAATTAAGAAAGAGCAGCAATCGAACGAAAACGGGGAAAGGAAGCAAGCGGTGAAAACTGAAGGAGAGCATTCCAATGGAAATGGCTGCGAGAAATCTGATCTCATCACTTGCAGTAAACAATCGAATACGACAAATGGCGCTGAAAGTAGAGAAAACTCAGCGGAGAATATTTCCTGCGCGATGATCTTTACGAAGAATGAGGATAGCATGGATGAAGAAACGAGAAACGGTGCCATGAATAATTGTAGTAACGGAGAAGAAGCGAACCTCTCGAAGGAGGGTGTGCAAATGGATACTTCTAATAATGACGAATCCAGCCAGTTGCTCGAGGATGGACTAAATAAGTCAGATGCTGACGGTGTCGATACGACCGtagtaaagaaaaaaggaaccagCAAAGTATCATCCTTGAAAGATCCTCCGATCCAACCAGTGTCGTACAGTGAAGAAGGTCGTTTCAAACCATCGCCACCGATGGACTCCACCACATTAACCATGATCGTGAAGCAGATGGTAAAGTTCGACAAAACGGTCGATATTTTCAGCACGTTCGAACGACACATGGCCAGCGAAACGGGCCACCAGGACGACTTCGAGGAGTGCATCACCATTAAGCCGGAGCGGGTGCGTCGATTTCTGCTAGATTTCTTGGACGATTTCGTGTACCTGCGGGGTCAGAACAGTAGCGACTCCCTTACGAACGAACGGCAACTGCTGGAATACAACCGGCAGATTAAGGATGGATTAAAGTTTCGCAACAAAGGCGAGCGACGGATGCAGCAGGGCAATTCGCGCGTCCTTTACCCCGAAGTGGCACACGAGTGGCTGTGCAATGGGAAGCTACTGAGACTGTTGGATCCGCTCGATGTACGCAACTATCAGTCGTTTCATGATCAATGGGAACGAGGCCAGCCGGTGATGGTTTCGGCCGTCTCAAGCAAGATGAACATGGAACTGTGGATCCCGAAAGCGTTCGGGCGCGACTTCGGGGAGCAGGTGAACGATCTGATCAACTGTTTCAATGGGAAAATTGTGCGCGGTCACAGGATGAAGGTGTTCTGGGACGGCTTCGAGTGCATCCGCGAACGGTTGCTGGATGAACGGGAACGATCGATGATGCTCAAGCTCAAGGACTGGCCACCGGGGGATGATTTTGCCGAGATGATGCCGACACGGTTTTACGATCTGATGAAATCGCTACCCCTTGGCGAGTACACGCGCCGTGAGGGCCGTCTGAATCTGGCAAGTCGGctaagcagtttcttcgtgcGTCCGGATCTCGGCCCGAAGATGTACAGTGCGTATGGGTCAGCGCTGCACCCGAACAAGGGGACCACCAATCTGCACCTGGACATTTCGGACGCGGTCAACGTAATGGTGTACGTGGGTGTACCGACGGACGTGCCGCGGGCTGGCTACAACGAAAAGGTGTTCGAAGTCATCGACAGGGAGGACTGCGATTATTTGACACGGGAGCGTATCCGGAAGCGCCAGGAGCTACCGGGCGCCCTGTGGCACATCTATCACGCCCAGGATGCGGACAAAATACGCGCGCTGCTGAACAAAATCGAACTGGAGCGCGGTGGCACGATTAAGCCGAACCACGATCCGATCCACGATCAAAAGTGGTACCTCGATCGGCCCATGCGCCGCCGGTTGCAGCAGGAGTACGGTGTAGAAGGCTATGCGATCGTGCAGTGCTCGGGCGATGCCATATTCATACCGGCCGGAGCACCCCACCAGGTGCGCAACCTGCACAACTGCATCAAGGTAGCGGAGGACTTTGTGTCGCCGGAAAATATTTCTTACTGCTTCAAGCTGACGAACGAGTTCCGGCATCTCAGCAAGACACACTCGAACCACGAGGATAAGCTGCAGATCAAAAACATCATCTACCACACCGTCAAGGATGCCGTGTCCAGTATTACGAATCCGCTTATCATGACGGCGTCCCGTGATGCTGGTAAGCCCGTGATGTAG
- the LOC131288964 gene encoding dolichol kinase, with amino-acid sequence MRPIDKSYATRPGASEGWWLCSLVPSCYAATIWRNFQHHQNAHLPQDYKRTVIVTFGLLLHSLVIRGQIQARWNRRQAIVLMSIVAALCSVLLGVCLAENIVFCTFSGFLPVLLYDRTYFSIFSMIPKSFTFGEAFIVVQGIVVFLYGTLLQLPRLIIQQEKDLSDMKIIYSILQVVLLGITTLALATYRIKLLRNSFSFWLATLITGCSVALFPIGRLPTITRLVLFVASDPHTLATMATYMALLLCTVCFIKWQFNNGHRTTTATRKVFHLLIVLVYGPGLWYQCRLLFLASGLMLGLLIVLEMARLIQLSPIAGILNTTVNMFIDEKDAGPVALTPIYLLVGCSLPLWLHPSPCDMTNSAGLQTLLLSAGVLSIGIGDTAASVVGYHLGRHKWSASTSKSVEGTVASVLLQTLAVWGLYETGLVQLTVTKAAYAGIAIIVNALIESRTDQIDNLVLPLVTYFLLTGSS; translated from the exons ATGCGGCCGATAGACAAATCTTACGCTACCAG GCCTGGCGCTAGCGAGGGCTGGTGGCTTTGCTCGTTGGTGCCTTCCTGCTATGCAGCGACAATTTGGCGGAATTTTCAGCACCATCAGAATGCGCACTTGCCGCAGGATTACAAACGCACGGTGATTGTGACCTTTGGCCTGCTGCTGCACTCGCTTGTAATTCGTGGCCAAATACAGGCACGATGGAATCGCCGACAGGCAATTGTGCTTATGAGTATCGTTGCGGCTCTCTGTTCCGTACTGTTAGGCGTGTGTCTGGCGGAGAATATTGTTTTCTGTACCTTCAGTGGCTTCCTACCGGTATTACTGTACGATAGAACATATTTCTCCATTTTTTCAATGATACCAAAGAGTTTCACCTTCGGCGAGGCATTCATCGTCGTTCAGGGaattgttgtatttttatacGGCACCTTACTGCAGCTCCCACGGTTGATCATTCAACAGGAAAAGGATCTTAGtgatatgaaaataatttattccatACTGCAG gTTGTCCTGTTAGGGATTACGACGCTTGCCCTGGCAACGTATAGAATTAAGCTGCTTCGTAACTCATTCTCATTTTGGCTCGCGACGTTGATCACCGGGTGCTCTGTGGCGTTATTTCCAATCGGGCGTCTACCAACTATCACCCGGCTGGTCCTTTTCGTTGCCAGTGATCCACACACTCTGGCAACGATGGCCACGTACATGGCATTACTGTTGTGCACCGTTTGTTTCATCAAGTGGCAGTTCAACAATGGACACCGCACGACGACTGCCACCCGGAAAGTGTTCCACCTACTTATAGTGTTGGTTTACGGACCGGGACTGTGGTACCAGTGTCGACTGCTTTTCTTAGCCAGTGGGTTAATGCTAGGGTTACTGATCGTCCTAGAG ATGGCTCGCCTGATACAGTTATCGCCCATTGCTGGCATACTGAACACGACCGTCAATATGTTCATCGACGAGAAAGACGCAGGCCCCGTGGCGCTCACGCCAATCTATCTGCTCGTCGGTTGCTCGTTGCCACTCTGGCTGCATCCGTCCCCATGCGATATGACAAACTCTGCCGGACTGCAAACGCTCCTCCTTTCGGCCGGTGTGCTGTCGATCGGTATCGGTGATACGGCCGCGAGTGTTGTCGGGTATCATTTGGGAAGACACAAGTGGAGCG CTTCTACGAGCAAATCGGTCGAAGGGACTGTTGCCTCTGTTTTGCTCCAAACGCTGGCCGTTTGGGGTCTTTACGAAACGGGATTAGTACAACTGACGGTCACCAAGGCGGCCTACGCCGGTATTGCCATCATCGTGAATGCGCTCATCGAGTCCAGAACGGATCAAATTGATAACTTAGTACTACCACttgttacatattttttattgacTGGCTCTTCGTga